The following are encoded together in the Triticum dicoccoides isolate Atlit2015 ecotype Zavitan chromosome 6B, WEW_v2.0, whole genome shotgun sequence genome:
- the LOC119323979 gene encoding kelch-like ECH-associated protein 1 — protein MAGVSNDQHSPHASIRPPPAMDAAQRSPRPPIYRPRVLLATPLVGRGDEQRARRQVIEIAMGSLEGDVATSPSLSSTGSSGTGAGNDNHGGGGGEVRIYACFAHGASNSLECYEPGANTWRRVGGLPGVPHGHVLKGFAVVAVAESVYVIGGRLCRREAAAGGDYRDTDVGVRADVLRYDVRRGEWRCCAPLLVPRVDFACAPCRGRICVAGGLCSLSGARGTAAAEVYDPETGRWSPLPDMSTLRYKCVGVTWQGGFHVVGGFAESTTPAAAPGEAQSSALERSSAEVFNCARGVWEIIPGMWQLDVPPNQIVAVAGRLFSSGDCLNSWKGHVEVYDGELNIWSVMDHSALSDLALLASNLPPSAQQLYLTMAVVGTRLFFLAGYEIAGDDDESFRTVSLVHSYDTSAAPGLAPAWSSFQPKMDHDNNVEDGSKELFSQCCSVQLSS, from the coding sequence ATGGCCGGAGTTTCCAATGACCAACACTCTCCCCATGCTTCGATCCGTCCGCCGCCCGCCATGGACGCGGCCCAGCGCTCCCCCCGCCCGCCTATATATAGGCCACGCGTCCTCCTTGCAACTCCCCTGGTTGGTCGCGGTGATGAGCAGCGAGCGCGTCGACAAGTGATTGAGATCGCCATGGGGTCCCTGGAAGGCGACGTGGCCACCTCGCCCTCGCTGTCCAGCACCGGCAGCAGCGGCACCGGCGCCGGCAACGAcaaccatggcggcggcggcggcgaggtgaggATATACGCCTGCTTCGCGCACGGCGCGTCCAACAGCCTCGAGTGCTACGAGCCGGGCGCCAACACGTGGCGCCGCGTCGGCGGCCTCCCGGGGGTGCCCCACGGCCACGTGCTCAAGGGCTTCGCCGTCGTCGCGGTCGCCGAGTCCGTCTACGTCATCGGCGGCCGCCTCTGCCGCCGGGAGGCCGCGGCCGGCGGCGACTACCGCGACACGGACGTGGGCGTGCGCGCCGACGTGCTCCGCTACGACGTGCGCCGCGGGGAGTGGCGCTGCTGCGcgccgctgctggtcccgcgcgtcGACTTCGCGTGCGCGCCGTGCCGCGGCAGGATCTGCGTCGCCGGCGGGCTCTGCTCCCTCTCCGGCGCGCGGGGCACGGCCGCCGCCGAGGTGTACGACCCGGAGACCGGCCGCTGGTCGCCGCTCCCGGACATGAGCACGCTGCGGTACAAGTGCGTGGGCGTGACGTGGCAGGGCGGGTTCCACGTGGTGGGCGGCTTCGCCGAGAGCACCACGCCGGCGGCCGCGCCCGGGGAGGCGCAGTCGTCGGCGCTGGAGCGGAGCTCCGCCGAGGTGTTCAACTGCGCCCGCGGCGTGTGGGAGATCATCCCGGGGATGTGGCAGCTGGACGTGCCGCCCAACCAGATCGTGGCGGTGGCCGGCCGGCTCTTCAGCTCCGGCGACTGCCTCAACAGCTGGAAGGGCCACGTCGAGGTCTACGACGGCGAGCTCAACATCTGGAGCGTCATGGACCACTCAGCACTATCAGACCTGGCGCTGCTCGCCAGCAACCTGCCGCCATCGGCGCAGCAGCTGTACCTCACCATGGCCGTGGTCGGGACGCGGCTCTTCTTCCTCGCCGGGTACGAGatcgccggcgacgacgacgagagcTTCAGGACGGTCTCGCTGGTGCACAGCTACGACACCAGCGCcgcgccggggctggcgccggcgtGGAGCAGCTTCCAGCCCAAGATGGACCATGACAACAACGTGGAGGACGGCAGCAAGGAGCTCTTCAGCCAGTGCTGCTCCGTGCAGCTCTCCAGCTGA
- the LOC119323978 gene encoding PAP-specific phosphatase HAL2-like: protein MGGLRLSAWAAAPSPCPSSATARGFPRSPSDWRGLRGRRGRSRCAPSSPPSASPALSLGAAGRLRVGADREWLWDCRGGGLGGGGGGKKDYAKEMEAAVRVVQVACTLCQRVQDSLLLADPGSGSGGVHSKLDRSPVTVADWGVQATVSWLLSDCFGDENVSIVAEEDDKTLSSSDGTALLESVVAAVNGCLVEAPKYGLRSPEKDLGPHDVLQAIRKCSSTGGPKGRFWVLDPVDGTLGFVRGDQYAIALALIEDGEVVLGVLGCPNYPMKKEWLNYHQRYYRLMSKVAPPTSGSWNKGCVMYAHKGCGQAWMQPLVHDFGMLSWHNSREVQVSSVSDPVSATFCEPVEKANSSHSFTAGLAHSVGLRNQPLRVYSMVKYAAIARGDAEIFMKFARAGYKEKIWDHAAGVVIIQEAGGVVTDAGGCPLDFSRGVYLEGLDRGIIACSGALLHRRILQAVDASWNSSTL from the exons ATGGGCGGCCTCCGCCTCTCCGCCTGGGCGGCCGCGCCCTCCCCCTGCCCCTCCTCCGCCACGGCGCGGGGCTTCCCGCGGTCCCCGTCGGACTGGCGCGGGTTGCGTGGGCGCCGCGGCCGCAGCCGCTGCGCCCCGTCGTCCCCGCCCTCGGCGTCGCCCGCGCTGTCTCTCGGCGCGGCCGGCCGGCTCCGGGTCGGGGCGGACCGCGAGTGGCTGTGGGACTGCCGCGGCGGCGGCctcgggggaggaggagggggcaagAAGGACTACGCCAAGGAGATGGAGGCGGCGGTGCGCGTCGTCCAGGTCGCCTGCACGCTGTGCCAGCGGGTGCAGGACTCGCTCCTCCTTGCGGACCCCGGCTCCGGCTCTGGCGGCGTCCACTCCAAGCTCGACCGTTCTCCGGTCACCGTCGCCG ATTGGGGCGTGCAAGCGACAGTGAGCTGGCTACTCTCAGATTGCTTTGGTGATGAAAATGTGTCAATCGTAGCAGAGGAAGATGATAAGACACTGTCTAGTAGCGACGGCACGGCTTTGCTTGAGTCTGTTGTCGCTGCAGTTAATGGTTGCCTGGTTGAAGCTCCAAAGTATGGGCTGAGATCCCCGGAGAAAGACCTCGGGCCTCATGATGTTCTTCAAGCTATACGGAAGTGCAGCTCTACCGGAGGTCCAAAAGGAAGATTTTGGGTGCTTGATCCTGTGGATGGCACGCTTGGTTTTGTGCGTGGGGACCAATACGCTATTGCCCTCGCCTTAATTGAAGACGGGGAAGTTGTACTCGGTGTTCTCGGGTGCCCAAATTATCCAATGAAGAAGGAATGGCTCAACTACCACCAACGGTACTACAGGTTGATGTCTAAGGTTGCTCCCCCTACATCAGGATCCTGGAACAAGGGTTGCGTGATGTATGCTCATAAAGGATGTGGCCAAGCTTGGATGCAGCCATTGGTTCATGACTTTGGTATGCTTAGTTGGCATAACTCAAGGGAGGTTCAAGTATCATCCGTCAGTGATCCAGTTTCAGCAACATTCTGTGAACCTGTTGAGAAAGCCAACTCGAGCCATTCTTTCACTGCCGGACTTGCCCATAGTGTAGGCTTAAG AAACCAGCCTCTGCGTGTGTACAGCATGGTGAAATATGCTGCAATAGCACGAGGTGATGCAGAAATCTTCATGAAATTTGCTAGAGCTGGATACAAGGAGAAGATATGGGATCATGCCGCAGGGGTGGTCATCATTCAAGAGGCTGGTGGAGTGGTAACGGATGCCGGAGGTTGCCCGTTGGACTTCTCCAGGGGTGTTTACTTGGAGGGTTTGGACAGAGGCATAATAGCTTGTTCCGGAGCGTTGCTTCATCGGAGAATTTTGCAAGCTGTTGATGCAAGTTGGAACTCATCAACGCTGTAA